A region from the Triticum urartu cultivar G1812 chromosome 1, Tu2.1, whole genome shotgun sequence genome encodes:
- the LOC125512113 gene encoding ADP-ribosylation factor-like: MGQAFRKLFDAFFGNKEMRVVMLGLDAAGKTTILYKLHIGEVLSTVPTIGFNVEKVQYKNVVFTVWDVGGQEKLRPLWRHYFNNTDALIYVVDSLDRDRIGRARAEFQAIINDPFMLNSVLLVFANKQDMRGAMTPMEVCEGLGLYDLNNRIWHIQGTCALKGDGLYEGLDWLATTLDEMRATGRLASTSA; the protein is encoded by the exons ATGGGCCAGGCCTTTCGCAAGCTCTTCGATGCCTTCTTTGGCAACAAGGAGATGCGG GTGGTGATGCTTGGGTTGGATGCAGCCGGTAAAACCACCATACTCTACAAGCTACACATTGGCGAAGTACTCTCCACCGTCCCCACCATTG GTTTCAATGTTGAGAAGGTTCAGTACAAGAATGTAGTGTTCACTGTGTGGGATGTGGGCGGCCAGGAGAAATTGAGGCCCTTGTGGAGGCACTACTTCAACAACACGGATGCTCTG ATCTATGTGGTCGATTCCCTCGACAGGGATAGAATTGGAAGAGCCAGGGCTGAATTTCAG GCCATAATCAATGACCCATTTATGCTCAACAGTGTATTATTGGTGTTTGCTAACAAGCAAGACATG AGGGGAGCAATGACCCCGATGGAAGTATGTGAGGGTCTTGGTCTGTATGACCTGAACAACCGCATCTGGCACATCCAAGGCACATGTGCTCTTAAAGGCGATGGCCTGTACGAAGGCTTGGACTGGCTAGCGACGACTCTGGATGAAATGCGAGCTACAGGGCGGTTAGCTTCGACATCGGCGTAA
- the LOC125512122 gene encoding uncharacterized protein LOC125512122, with product MAAGTAWAGCHLAHLPQIPISVSIPVTGAAASSRRRRCGLAAAAGAAAAAATDGRVLGRRPVEDVYKVRVVRGAAAQERVEALRAMETWSTWRTGGRCHLAWDWQVDQLVYIVAGEVRVLPAGATTGEEYMHFVAGDLVRYPKWLEADLHFDGPYEERYRFLAYGDDN from the coding sequence ATGGCAGCAGGAACGGCCTGGGCGGGATGCCATCTCGCCCACCTCCCCCAAATTCCCATCTCGGTCAGCATCCCCGTGACCGGCGCTGCCGCTAGCAGCAGGAGGAGGAGGTGCGGcttagcggcggcggcgggggcagcagcagcagcagcgacagACGGGCGGGTGCTGGGCCGGCGCCCCGTGGAGGACGTGTACAAGGTGCGCGTGGTgcgcggcgcggcggcgcagGAGCGGGTGGAGGCGCTGCGGGCGATGGAGACGTGGTCGACGTGGCGCACGGGGGGCCGCTGCCACCTGGCCTGGGACTGGCAGGTGGACCAGCTCGTGTacatcgtcgccggcgaggtccGCGTGCTCCCCGCCGGGGCCACCACCGGCGAGGAGTACATGCACTTCGTGGCCGGCGACCTGGTCCGGTACCCCAAGTGGCTGGAGGCGGACCTCCACTTCGACGGGCCCTACGAGGAGCGCTACCGCTTCCTCGCCTACGGCGACGACAACTGA
- the LOC125512084 gene encoding uncharacterized protein LOC125512084 isoform X2 — protein sequence MAGWTDSGGSRGRGGGGGGGGFSNRGGGNANNNTMWRERTPPQPQPQPPPQQQQQQQHHHQQQHHQQQQQHRYRPVNHNDHSSQHPRHPPAGELDRHQGQGGSSTSTRRPRPTRPPQPRPTFTDHKPSPTSTPNANEPDDKARCNAANFECNVCFDMADDPVVTKCGHLFCWDCLYQWLHVHSNHRECPVCKGQVADDAIIPIYGRGGSAASVHAAPPRPTGARVESSRQQQLQQFAASNLNMMMDEDDEDDDPFLEEISLRFGVNSLRGGMMIIPDDDIEQDYDDYTDPYLHRNFDEEPDFGYRGGRRQRGRARGTTSADHFNDHIVGMVLGSSLRIEDSSGASYRDTGAGPHHHINNTGGSSRPNGGWERRGRSNHNSNSGGGRGTQNSRRQGANYN from the exons ATGGCCGGCTGGACCGATTCCGGCGGCAGCCGGGGgcgaggaggagggggaggcggcggcggcttctcAAACCGCGGCGGCGGCAACGCCAACAACAACACCATGTGGAGAGAGAGAACGCCACCGCAGCCGCAGCCTCAGCCGCCGCcgcagcaacagcaacagcaacagcatcACCACCAACAACAGCAccatcagcagcagcagcagcatcgcTACCGTCCTGTCAACCACAATGACCACTCCTCGCAGCACCCGCGCCACCCACCGGCGGGGGAGCTGGACCGACACCAAGGGCAGGGAGGCTCCTCCACTTCCACCCGGCGCCCGCGGCCAACTCGTCCACCACAGCCTCGCCCCACCTTCACAGACCACAAGCCGTCTCCTACCTCCACACCCAATGCCAATGAACCGGACGACAAGGCCAGGTGCAATGCTGCCAATTTCGAGTGCAACGTCTGCTTTGACATGGCAGACGACCCCGTAGTCACCAAGTGCGGCCATCTCTTCTGCTGGGACTGCCTCTACCAGTGGCTCCATGTCCACTCCAACCACCGCGAGTGCCCTGTCTGCAAGGGCCAGGTCGCTGACGATGCCATTATACCCATCTATGGACGTGGCGGCTCTGCAGCGTCTGTTCACGCCGCACCGCCGAGGCCCACTGGGGCCAGAGTTGAAAGCTCCAGACAGCAGCAGCTGCAGCAGTTTGCTGCTTCCAACTTGAATATGATGAtggacgaagatgatgaagacgACGACCCCTTTCTCGAGGAGATTAGTCTTCGTTTTGGAGTTAATTCGCTGAGAGGTGGTATGATGATCATACCCGATGATGACATCGAACAAGATTATGATGACTACACTGATCCCTACCTCCACCGCAACTTTGATGAG GAGCCAGATTTTGGTTACCGCGGTGGTCGGCGTCAGCGCGGGAGAGCAAGAGGAACAACATCTGCAGATCATTTTAACGATCACATCGTTGGCATGGTGTTGGGGAGTAGCTTGAGGATCGAGGACAGCAGCGGTGCATCTTACCGTGACACCGGTGCTGGTcctcatcatcatattaataatACAGGTGGTTCCTCTCGGCCTAATGGTGGATGGGAGAGAAGAGGAAGAAGCAACCATAATTCGAATTCCGGTGGTGGAAGAGGAACGCAGAATAGCAGGAGGCAAGGAGCAAATTACAATTGA
- the LOC125512084 gene encoding uncharacterized protein LOC125512084 isoform X1 — translation MAGWTDSGGSRGRGGGGGGGGFSNRGGGNANNNTMWRERTPPQPQPQPPPQQQQQQQHHHQQQHHQQQQQHRYRPVNHNDHSSQHPRHPPAGELDRHQGQGGSSTSTRRPRPTRPPQPRPTFTDHKPSPTSTPNANEPDDKARCNAANFECNVCFDMADDPVVTKCGHLFCWDCLYQWLHVHSNHRECPVCKGQVADDAIIPIYGRGGSAASVHAAPPRPTGARVESSRQQQLQQFAASNLNMMMDEDDEDDDPFLEEISLRFGVNSLRGGMMIIPDDDIEQDYDDYTDPYLHRNFDEVYGLDLMRLPLFRSADAAEAVIGSSRRHGHHSVFSDDIMDTFFDNTTHQEPDFGYRGGRRQRGRARGTTSADHFNDHIVGMVLGSSLRIEDSSGASYRDTGAGPHHHINNTGGSSRPNGGWERRGRSNHNSNSGGGRGTQNSRRQGANYN, via the coding sequence ATGGCCGGCTGGACCGATTCCGGCGGCAGCCGGGGgcgaggaggagggggaggcggcggcggcttctcAAACCGCGGCGGCGGCAACGCCAACAACAACACCATGTGGAGAGAGAGAACGCCACCGCAGCCGCAGCCTCAGCCGCCGCcgcagcaacagcaacagcaacagcatcACCACCAACAACAGCAccatcagcagcagcagcagcatcgcTACCGTCCTGTCAACCACAATGACCACTCCTCGCAGCACCCGCGCCACCCACCGGCGGGGGAGCTGGACCGACACCAAGGGCAGGGAGGCTCCTCCACTTCCACCCGGCGCCCGCGGCCAACTCGTCCACCACAGCCTCGCCCCACCTTCACAGACCACAAGCCGTCTCCTACCTCCACACCCAATGCCAATGAACCGGACGACAAGGCCAGGTGCAATGCTGCCAATTTCGAGTGCAACGTCTGCTTTGACATGGCAGACGACCCCGTAGTCACCAAGTGCGGCCATCTCTTCTGCTGGGACTGCCTCTACCAGTGGCTCCATGTCCACTCCAACCACCGCGAGTGCCCTGTCTGCAAGGGCCAGGTCGCTGACGATGCCATTATACCCATCTATGGACGTGGCGGCTCTGCAGCGTCTGTTCACGCCGCACCGCCGAGGCCCACTGGGGCCAGAGTTGAAAGCTCCAGACAGCAGCAGCTGCAGCAGTTTGCTGCTTCCAACTTGAATATGATGAtggacgaagatgatgaagacgACGACCCCTTTCTCGAGGAGATTAGTCTTCGTTTTGGAGTTAATTCGCTGAGAGGTGGTATGATGATCATACCCGATGATGACATCGAACAAGATTATGATGACTACACTGATCCCTACCTCCACCGCAACTTTGATGAGGTATATGGCCTTGATTTAATGCGACTCCCATTGTTTAGATCTGCTGACGCCGCTGAAGCCGTGATTGGCTCTTCCCGGCGACATGGTCATCATAGTGTTTTTTCTGATGACATTATGGATACATTCTTTGACAACACAACCCATCAGGAGCCAGATTTTGGTTACCGCGGTGGTCGGCGTCAGCGCGGGAGAGCAAGAGGAACAACATCTGCAGATCATTTTAACGATCACATCGTTGGCATGGTGTTGGGGAGTAGCTTGAGGATCGAGGACAGCAGCGGTGCATCTTACCGTGACACCGGTGCTGGTcctcatcatcatattaataatACAGGTGGTTCCTCTCGGCCTAATGGTGGATGGGAGAGAAGAGGAAGAAGCAACCATAATTCGAATTCCGGTGGTGGAAGAGGAACGCAGAATAGCAGGAGGCAAGGAGCAAATTACAATTGA
- the LOC125512126 gene encoding cyclin-dependent kinase E-1, with amino-acid sequence MGDGRGGGSNRPAWLQQYELVGKIGEGTYGLVFLARLKPTHPQAAGRRGSPIAIKKFKQSKEGDGVSPTAIREIMLLREINHENVVKLVNVHINHADMSLYLAFDYAEHDLYEVIRHHREKLNLSINQYTVKSLLWQLLNGLNYLHSNWIIHRDLKPSNILVMGEGEEHGIIKIADFGLARIYQAPLKPLSDNGVVVTIWYRAPELLLGAKHYTSAVDMWAVGCIFAELLTLKPLFQGVEAKATPNPFQLDQLDKIFKVLGHPTVEKWPTLANLPCWQNDQQHIQGHKYENTGLHTIVHLPQKGPAFDLLSRMLEYDPRKRITAAQALEHEYFRMDPLPGRNALVPSQPGEKIVTYPVRPVDTSTDFEGTTSLQPTQPPSGNGPPGGQPVPRQIPRQMQQPMGGMQRMPPGANMGAFGAAPQAGMVGMNPGNIPMQRGAGGQSHPHQLRRKADQGMGMQNPGYPQQKRRF; translated from the exons ATGGGCGACGGCCGCGGCGGAGGGTCAAACCGCCCCGCGTGGCTGCAGCAGTACGAGCTGGTGGGTAAGATCGGCGAGGGCACCTACGGCCTCGTTTTCCTCGCGCGCCTCAAGCCAACGCATCCCCAGGCTGCTGGCCGCCGCGGCTCCCCCATCGCCATCAAGAAGTTCAAGCAATCCAAGGAGGGCGATGGCGTCTCGCCTACCGCCATCAGAGAGATCATG CTCCTGCGCGAGATCAACCACGAAAATGTCGTCAAGCTCGTCAACGTCCACATCAACCACGCCGACATGTCCCTCTATCTCGCCTTCGATTACGCCGAGCATGACCTCTAT GAGGTTATTCGGCATCACAGAGAGAAGCTTAACCTCTCCATTAACCAATACACAGTTAAATCCTTGCTCTGGCAACTGCTCAATGGCCTCAACTATCTCCATAG TAACTGGATTATCCATCGAGACCTCAAGCCTTCTAATATACTG GTCAtgggagaaggagaagaacatgGAATTATAAAGATTGCTGATTTTGGGCTGGCTAGGATATATCAAGCTCCACTAAAACCACTAAGTGACAATGGG GTTGTTGTAACTATCTGGTATCGTGCACCTGAGCTGTTACTTGGAGCTAAACACTACACAAGTGCTGTTG ACATGTGGGCAGTTGGTTGCATTTTTGCCGAATTGCTTACACTGAAACCACTGTTCCAAGGTGTTGAAGCAAAAGCTACTCCAAACCCTTTTCAA CTCGATCAACTggacaagatttttaaggtcttAG GTCATCCTACGGTCGAGAAGTGGCCTACCCTTGCAAATCTTCCATGCTGGCAAAATGACCAGCAACACATTCAGGGGCATAAGTA TGAGAACACAGGTCTTCATACTATTGTTCACTTGCCGCAGAAGGGTCCTGCATTTGACCTTCTCTCGAGAATGCTTGA GTATGACCCTCGAAAGCGTATTACAGCTGCACAAGCTTTGGAGCATGA GTACTTCCGGATGGACCCGCTACCTGGACGAAA TGCACTTGTACCATCTCAGCCAGGCGAGAAAATTGTGACATATCCTGTTCGTCCAGTAGATACCTCAACAGATTTTGAAGGAACAACAAGCCTTCAACCAACTCAACCG CCATCGGGAAACGGACCTCCAGGAGGCCAGCCTGTACCAAGACAAATCCCAAGGCAAATGCAACAGCCTATGGGTGGTATGCAAAGAATGCCTCCTGGTGCAAACATGGGTGCCTTTGGCGCAGCACCCCAAGCAGGCATGGTTGGGATGAATCCCGGTAACATTCCAATGCAGAGAGGCGCAGGTGGCCAGTCTCATCCACACCAG TTGAGAAGGAAGGCTGATCAAGGGATGGGGATGCAGAACCCTGGGTACCCTCAGCAGAAGAGGCGCTTCTGA